Proteins from a single region of Verrucosispora sp. NA02020:
- a CDS encoding DUF885 domain-containing protein, producing the protein MEKFEVVAERIVEALLVSRPGVATSVGDHRYDDRLPDLSADAVAADRAMLVDAASVLCEIDPDPGDVEEQVDHALLAAAVDRELFELTEIRAHEWDPLAHNPGPLLHALVARPYAPIEERLTALAGRLGAVPDALATARATLRDMPRIHAETAVGQFTGAAALVRDEVPELLAQAPALADRIEPAATAAIAALEEFVAWLRLGLAADDGSGRDPRLGRRRWEARLWHTLDTELGAAEIQRRAWANLDRVGEEIRAAAVELVGGPADDETVRRALDLLAAEHPDDHTIVDLASITMDEASDFVRAYDLVSVPEDPCVIQVMPQFARGVAVAYCDAPGALEIADLPTFYCIAPAPTDWSAHRVESFYREYNDHMIRNLTVHEAMPGHFLQLAHARRHRGTTRVRALTRSGPFVEGWAVYAEELMAGHGFGGLPVRLQQLKMQLRMTLNALLDQLVHAEEVPEAEAMALLTGRGFQEEGEAAGKWRRSLLTSAQLSTYFVGYAEVADIAGARPSEVPLRDWHDEMLAHNCPPPRHLRTLLGV; encoded by the coding sequence GTGGAGAAGTTCGAGGTGGTGGCGGAGCGGATCGTCGAGGCGTTGCTGGTCAGTCGGCCGGGGGTGGCCACCTCGGTCGGGGACCACCGGTACGACGACCGGTTGCCGGATCTCTCCGCCGACGCGGTGGCGGCCGACCGGGCCATGCTCGTGGACGCGGCCAGCGTGCTGTGCGAGATCGACCCGGACCCGGGTGACGTCGAGGAGCAGGTGGATCACGCACTGCTCGCGGCGGCTGTCGACCGGGAACTCTTCGAGCTGACCGAGATCCGGGCACACGAGTGGGACCCGCTCGCGCACAATCCCGGTCCGTTGCTGCACGCCCTCGTCGCCCGGCCGTACGCGCCGATCGAGGAGCGGCTGACCGCGCTCGCCGGCCGGCTCGGCGCCGTACCGGACGCGTTGGCGACCGCGCGGGCGACGCTGCGCGACATGCCCCGGATCCACGCCGAGACGGCGGTCGGGCAGTTCACCGGTGCCGCCGCGCTGGTCCGGGACGAGGTGCCGGAACTGCTCGCGCAGGCTCCGGCACTGGCCGACCGGATCGAGCCGGCGGCGACTGCGGCGATCGCCGCGCTGGAGGAGTTCGTCGCCTGGCTGCGTCTCGGGTTGGCCGCCGACGACGGGTCGGGGCGGGATCCCCGGTTGGGGCGGCGGCGCTGGGAGGCGCGCCTGTGGCACACGCTCGACACCGAGTTGGGCGCGGCCGAGATCCAGCGGCGGGCCTGGGCAAACCTGGACCGGGTCGGCGAGGAGATCCGCGCGGCGGCGGTCGAGCTAGTCGGTGGTCCGGCCGACGACGAGACGGTACGCCGCGCGTTGGACCTGCTCGCCGCCGAGCACCCGGACGACCACACCATCGTCGACCTGGCCTCGATCACGATGGACGAGGCGAGTGACTTCGTCCGCGCGTACGACCTGGTGAGCGTGCCGGAGGACCCCTGCGTGATCCAGGTGATGCCGCAGTTCGCGCGCGGCGTGGCGGTGGCCTACTGCGACGCGCCGGGCGCGCTGGAGATCGCCGACCTGCCCACGTTCTACTGCATCGCGCCGGCTCCGACGGACTGGTCGGCGCACCGGGTGGAGTCGTTCTACCGCGAGTACAACGATCACATGATCAGGAACCTGACCGTGCACGAGGCGATGCCGGGTCACTTCCTCCAGCTCGCCCACGCCCGTCGGCACCGGGGCACGACCCGGGTCCGGGCGCTGACCCGGTCGGGTCCGTTCGTCGAGGGTTGGGCGGTCTACGCCGAGGAGCTGATGGCCGGGCACGGGTTCGGCGGGCTACCGGTGCGGTTGCAGCAGCTCAAGATGCAGTTGCGGATGACCCTCAACGCGTTGCTGGACCAGTTGGTGCACGCCGAGGAGGTGCCCGAGGCGGAGGCGATGGCGCTGCTGACCGGGCGGGGCTTCCAGGAGGAGGGTGAGGCGGCCGGCAAGTGGCGCCGCTCGCTGCTCACCTCGGCCCAGCTCTCCACCTACTTCGTCGGGTACGCGGAGGTCGCCGACATCGCCGGGGCCCGCCCGTCCGAGGTGCCCCTGCGGGACTGGCACGACGAGATGCTGGCGCACAACTGCCCGCCGCCGCGCCACCTGCGTACCCTCCTGGGGGTGTGA